Genomic DNA from Methanosarcina sp. MTP4:
TAAGTTTTGCTATTTAAAACGTCGATTCAAAAAGTCAGTTAGGCTGTGAACTCCTCTTTTATGAAATCGGTCAGATTTATGGAATGGCTCAGATTTACAAATTTGTAATTGTTTGTTAATTCATCATCTAAAATGATGTACATTTGCCCGTTTGCCCGATACGTCTCAATCATTTAAAAAGTCTGTGATATGTGCCCGGTTTTTAGAAAGTTTTTTTCTTCTCTTCATAACTTTTTTCTAATCTTCAAAACCGATTCTTTCTTTTCAGTTTCTCTCTGATCTTATTCAAAATAGAGTTGCTGGACTCAGTTTCCTTATACAGGGGTCGGTCCCCCTGTACCGTAGGCTGTTATTCCGGGATTTTTCCTCTTCATTTTTCAGGTTCCCTGAACCTGATCGAAAATTCCGTGCCTCTTCCTTTTTTAAGCTCGATCGTACCCCCTATCTGGTCTACAAGGGTGTTCACAAGCTGGAGGCCTAGTGAATCGGTGTTCCTGAAATCAATTTCTTCAGGGAATCCTTCCCCGCTATCTGAAACTATCAGGCTGAGCCCGTTTTGTCCTTTATTTTCAGCGTTGTCCCCGTTTCCATTGTCGCTGTTTTTCGAGTTTTTCCGGCCATTTTCATAGTTTTCTGTCCTCAGGAAACTTATCCGGATTTCTCCCGGTTTTTCCGGGGTAAAGGCATGTTTCAGGGAGTTTGAGACCAGTTCGTTGATGATAATACCCAGGGGGACGGCGGTGTCTATCCCGATGAATATTTCCTCTACTTCAAGTTCAAGCCTGATATTGTCGCTTTTCAGGGTGTAGGAGTTCAGGAGGTCTGCGGTCAGTTTCCGGAGGTATGCTGAAAAGTCAAGGGTCAGCATGTCCTTGTCTTTGCTTCCGTAGAGTTCCTCGTGAATAATAGCCATTGACGCAACACGGTTCTGGCTTTCTCTGAAAGCTTCGAGGACTTCTTCGTCATCAAATTTCTCTGCTTGAAGTTCAAGAAGGCTGGAAATCACCTGGAGGTTGTTCTTTATACGGTGGTGGATTTCCCTCTTCCGGATTTTTCCGGTCTTTTCAAGGGCTTCTTCTGCTGCTTTTCTTTCCGTGATGTCTTTGATTACGCCCAGCATCCTGTAGATTCGGCCGCTTCTGTCCTTCAGGAAAATTCCTCTGTCTTCTGCGTAAAAATAGCTCCCGTCTTTCCTCATGAAGCGGTATTCTTCATGGTACGGAGTGTCGGTTTCGAAGCTGTCATAATGCGCCTTTACAGCCCTTTTTCGGTCTTCCGGGTGGATATGGGAAGCCCAGCCTTCTATGTTGAATTTCTGGAACTCTTCAAAGCTGTATCCCGTAAGTTTTTCAATTGCCCCTGCCCAATCGTCCCGGTCTGCCTGGATGTCATAATCGTATATTATCTGCCCTGTCTGTTCTGCAGCCAGCTGGTACCTCTCTTCACTTTTTTGCAAAATCTCTTCGCCTTTTTTGCGCTCGGTGATGTCCTGCATTATGCCGACAATCCCGGCCCTTTTGCCTGCAGTATCGAAGTAGAGGGCTTTTGTAATGAGGAAGTCCCGAATTTCTCCTTTTTTCGCACACCTGACTTTTGCTTCATAGTACTGGCTTTCGTTTTCTCTGAGCAGTTTCAGGTCGTATTTTTCATATAAATCAGCAAATTCCCGGGGGACTTTATCCTCAAACTCGCGCATGGAGTGCCCGACGATGTTCTCTTTTGGAAGGCCAAGAATCCTGCTGGCAAACAGTTCGTTGCAGCCGAGGTAAATCCCCCTCATGTCCTTGTAAAACACGGGAATCGGAATCGCGTCAAGGAGGGTTTCCTGGAACTGCAGGTTGTCCCGGAGGGCTTTTTCAACCTTTTTAAGTTCGCTTATATCCAGCAGTACCCCTACCAGAATGGCAAAGTTTTCCGTTTCATCCCTGTAAACGGCTCTGCTGACGTGGATCTCTCTTTCCTCCCCGTTCAGGTAGGGGATTACGGTTTCGTAAACTTGTTTGCCTCCTTTCCTCAGGAGTTCCATGTCCAGCTGCTGGTACTCCCTGGCAGTAGCAGGAGATATTATTGTTTCCAGTTCGGTCAGTTTGAAGCCCTTGATCTTTTCTTCCGGCAGCCCGATGATCTGGTCTGCAAAGAGCCTGTTGCAGCCCATGTACTTCCCTTCCCTGTCTTTGTAATATACGGGTGCGGGAATGGTGTCCACCATGGTTTCCATAATCTGGAGGTTGTTCCAGAGGGCTTTTTCCAGCCGGAGGTGCTTTTTTTTCGTTTCTTTTTCCCTCTGCACCCGGGAACTGATGTCAAAACTGTAGATGTTTATGGCTTCCTCCCCTGGCTCATAATAGAAGGTCAGCAGGTACACCCTTCCCCCAACTTTCAACTCAAGTTCTTCATCTTTTTCTCTGCCGCTCACCTTTCTCACAAGACTTTTCAGGGTTTTCGGGAGTTTTCCTCCCACTTCCACATCCCAGCTTTTCAGCAGGGGTGTAGCTGCTCTGTTTGCGTAGAGGACTGTCCCGTCAGTTTTCACCCTGATTACAGGGTTCGGGTTTTTTGCGGGAAATTGTTCTATCCACTTTCCTTCATCGCCGTTCTCTTTCGTCTTTTCAGCGTTTTTTATGCTGGACACGTCCCGGGATTTGTTTTGATTCCTTCGGTTTTATTTGGGTTCAAGGTAGAATCAGTATTTGAAATAATATTCGAATTTTCACTTTTTTAAGGTCTATTTGAATTAAAGCATTTTAATTTTGTGCTTTGAGTTTGTAACTTTATGTTCTATGTCTACCCTATGTACAGGACTATATATTAATATGAAATATCTGAGCTTATGCCAAAATTTACTAAAATGCTTTAAAACGGTAAAAAAAGCTTAAGAATACTTATTTATCCAAAAAATTACATATAATGCTTTTAAATTAGTACTCCTCAAAATGCCGATTAAAAATTTTAATCATAAATACTTAATTTATGTTATATATAAATTTTAAATTGATATTTAATATGATTTTTTATCATAGAATGTATAAAAATATACTTTTTTACTATGTTTGAAACTCCTATTTGCCCCTATTTTACTTATTAAACGATTAATACAACATCTAATTGCTATTATACCTTTATTTAGACATATAATTACTTTAAAAATGTTTAAAACAAATTTTTTCGGCAAATAATTTTTATTAGCCAATATTATTGGAAACTAAGGAATTCTGTGAAAAATGGCATAAGCTCATCTCAACTCAAAATACTTTAACTCAAAATATCCTGAATATCTGCTAGAGTACAAACTAAAAGAAGACTCTTCACCATTTCCTGTAGTAAGACAAGTTTCAATCCAAGAATGCATCTGTTTTTGTGAGGTTACCCAAACAAAAAAGCGAGGAGCCAAAGATTGTATAAATTGTAAAAAACGGTACTTAATGCAAATCTGGTATTCTTTGGGAAAAATGAGAGTTGATTATGGACTCGGCGGGATTTGAACCCGCGGCCTTTACGTTGCGAACGTAACGATCTTCCCCTGATCTACGAGCCCTTTTCCGGAAAAAATGGGAAATGGGAACTGAAAAATTAAATATGTAAAGGACGGTTTTCCCGGGGAATATCCGGTTTTTCCGCACCTTTAGAGACGGCCGAGTTCCAGGATCTGGACGTTCTCTGCGCCGGGGACCTTTGAGAAAGCTTCTTCCACGGCTTCGGTTCCGCCTTCCTGGTCTCCGACAATTATGGTGATGATCAGGGCCTTTAATCCGAAGGCAACGGGTTCCTCTATGATTTCCCCGTATACTTCGACGCCTTCCGGAACTGCGGCTCTGAGCTTCTCTTTCAGCTCGTTAAGGTCGGTTTCAATGGTTTCCGGCATGACCTTCATTTTTGCTGCTACTTCGCCCATATTATTCCTCTCAATTATATTAATCTGATCCGATTGATCTGTCTATTGTGTATATTTGCTTTTTCCATTTTCATGGGTGTATCCGAGGTTTTTGCCTTTTCGGGCTTTTTCCTCGAATCAGGGTCCCTGGAATCCGCATTTCGGACAGGTGTAAACGTTGCCCTGTTGCCTGCAGCTGACACATCTTCCGACTTCGGCTCCGCACTTGGGGCAGGGGAACTTTACGTTGCCCTTTTCTTCCAGGCGGATACCACATGAGGTACAGTATTCAACTTTGTTTGGTGACATTTTATTCTCCATATCGATTTATTAATATAGTGAGCTTGTAACGAATTTCCAGTGAAAGAGCACCAGCCTCATGCACCATGTCCTGCTTTTCCGGCACCTGTGATAGGCCTGTGCATCCTGTGAGTTGAACAGAAACAATGCTTTCTGGATACGGCTTGCTTCTTTTCCACTACTCATATACAATATCCGATTTAAATATTCCCCTTTACCCACGTTCCCAGCACAGGCCTCCCGTACACCGCCAGAAGCACCCTTTCCGGATATTTCCCGTTTACAATCATGCAATCCATTCTGTTTTTCAGGAGGAATTCCGGAAGTGCCCTGTCGGTACAGCTTGTTCCGGTACAGCTCGTCCCGGTTGATGCCAGGGCAGGGGCGGAAATCTCTCTTACAAGTTCCCCTTCCAGGAAAACCCCGTCCACGTCCGTGACCTTTACGAAGCGAGCGCCCGTTTGGTGTGCGACCCATGCCGCAATCGTGTCCGAGGTCACGTCCCAGGAATGGGGCAGAGGGTCTTCGGCTTTCAGGAGTCCGTAGGGGAAGAAGATAGAAACCTCGGAGGGCGGGTTCTTTATTGAGTGTGTGGCCGCAGCCCTGCTTTTGTCGAGAAGGCAGCAGGCGTACTGCTCCATCCCGAGCACCGCCATCCAGTGGGATGCATCTGCCCCAAGCCCGAACGTCCTGTCTGCCTCCCTCACCGCATCCGCAAAGATTCCCCCTCCCGGCACGATAAGTATGCACTCAGGGCATGTATCGGAACTATCTTCTCCAGATCTGCCTCTCACGGAAGCTTCCTTTTCCCGGTTGTTTTCTTCCTTTCCGGAGGCTACCTTTTCAGAGGCTACCTTTTCAGAGGCTACCTTTTCAGAGGCTACCTTTTCAGAGGCTACCTTTCCGAAGGTTTCCTTTTCCTGAGCAAACCCTCCCGGAGCAAACTCTTCAACTAGCCTGTCAATTATTCCGGGGGCTTCCCTGATCAGGCTTCCACCCAGTTTGACGACCACTCTCATATTTACCCGCCTTCTGGCTGCATTGTATATTGCTTTTGTTATTGCTTTTGTTATGGCTCTTACAGACGTATCTTCAAGTTATGCCTTCTCGGAATCAAGCAGGCGAGCGGCTGCGTAAGCTGGAAATACTTTTGAAATTTCCTCGCCCCAGTGCCCTGCAACAGAGACGCATTCAAAGCCGAGCCTCTCTGCGGCTTCCCTTATCATGAATTCCCCTAGCCCCGCGGCTGCAATCCTCCGGACCCCGTTCTTTTCCGCGACTTCAAAAATCGCTTCTGCCAGGAGAGATACCTGTTTTTCCTTTACCTGCCTGGCCATCTCGAGGATGTCTTCTTCCCTGATTTCGGAAAGGTCCGCACAGATCACCCGGGCGAGTCTCCGCATTGCATCGGTCCTGTTCCTGCCCGCTCCGTCCGCGGTCTCACAGGTGAACTGGTCTTCCCTGATTTCCCCGAGCAGGAGGTAGGCGTCTGCAGTGGTTGCGAAGAGTTCGGAGGAGGTCCGGCAGTAGCCTTCTTCAAGTTTTACTTTCTCCAGGAGAGCTGCAAGGTTTGTCCTGAGGGTGCCCGCGTATACGAGCTCGCTCCGGAGCAGCCTTGAAAAGTCCGTGTGCCCTGCCCTGTGTTCTCCTGCAATTATGGGGATGATGTCGCTAGTGGTGCTTCCCACGTCCACGAAAATGCAGTCTCCAAGTTCCTTCCCGATCAGCCGGGCTGAAGCCGCCCAGTTTGCAGCTGCAAGTTCCCGGAGCCCTTCGCTTTCCTGCCGGAACCTTCCTTTGCTGTTGACGTAAGAGCATTTCCCGGGCCCGAATGCGGCGTCTACTGCTTCCATTATGAAGCTGATGCCCTGTTCTTTATCTTCAAAACAGTCCGCAAGCTCCCCTGTCATTACCACGGCAACTTTTTCGGGGCGGAGACGCTCTGCAATCTCCTTTAAAACCCCGGGAAGTTGCGTATTTTTCCAGAGGGGTAGGTAGTGCAGTTCCACAACTGTCCCGTCCGAGGAAGCAAGTTTGGTATTTGCTCCTCCGATATCAAGCCCGATAACCTTTGATTTCATCTTGATCCCTTTTTTTAATTTTGTCCGAAGATTTCTCCGAGCATGTCTTTTGAAAAGCGGTATTCTCCCTCGATGTGTACCGAATCGGGAAGCCCTCCGAATTTGTTCTTCAGGAGCAGGTCCCCTATTTCCTCTTTCATGACCCGTCTGATCCCGAAAAGTGAGGCTGTGGGCCTCGGGTTTACATCTACAACGTAAGGATGGTCCGCAAGCACGATATCCACTCCCACATACCCCGAACAGTTCAGGCAGCTTGCTGCGGAAACTGCGGTTTCGACCAGTTCGGTTTTTCTCGAGGTTTCGTAGGGGGTAAGGCTGCCGTTGTATTTTATGCCGGACTTTGCTCCTTCTTCCTTTTCTTTTCCGGCTTTCCCGGATACGCATTTTTGCGTCCCGAATTCGATGAACTGCCGGTTTACCGTGAGGGGGAGCGGTTTTTCTCCCGCGACAAGGCTTACGCTCAGGTGCATGCCTTCGATGTACTCGCTTGCAATGACCTTCTCCCCAGGCTCGAATTTCCGGACGAGGTAAGTCTCTTCGGCTCCGCAGCCGAATCTCGGCTTTATTACGTACTGCCTCCCTTCCTCCGGTTCTGCCGCAAGCCCCGGAGCTCCTATCCCGGCATTCAGCAGGGATTCCGTGCACCGGAGTTTGTCCGCGCAGCATGCTGCGGATTCCGGGGAACAGCCCAGGTTTGTAGTGTTTTCTTCAAGGAGCCTGTTCAGTTCCGGGAGCATCTCGTCCGGGGCGATCAACAGCCCTGCATCGCACTCTCCTGCCTTTTTCTCAATAACCTGAAGGAAGTTTTCAGCCGTGGACTCGATAGCTGTGCCTGCGCAGATCCTGGTGCTGGCAGTCGGGTAGTACACTTCGTGCCCCAAACGGGCAAAGCTTTCCGAAAGGGTCTTGAGCATTGCTGCCCCCTCCGGGATCAGGGACTTCTCGACGTCCGTACCGACGGCAAATTCTGCGATCAGGATTTTCATCGGAAAGGAAAAACCCGGTCATTTTATATTACTGTTTGTTCTGTTCCATTGCTTGCCTCCCTACCTCGGGATCGAACCGCCGGGAAGGTAAAAAAGACCTGGGTTGTTGAGAAAGTAAGAAGACCGGGGTTGTAGGGAACTTTTTGAAAATTTGGAAAATTTTGGATTTCCGGGAAGGTTCAGAAGATATAATAAGGAGATAAGCTAAAAATGAAAGTGAGCTCTTAATTGGCTGGATGTGAGTAAAAAATGGTGAGCCGTAAGTAAACCTTTTATATAATTTATATAGTTTATATTCAGGAAGCTATACTTTATAAAACTTCAAAGGGTGCCTGGTAATATAAGTAGCAAAAATTCTGATTCTCCCTCGGTATTCGAGAACCCTTTTGTCAAGACTCTCTCTGTCTCGGTCCTTATGGGGATCTTTCTGGTTGACATGGGGCTCGGGCTTTTTGAGATTTTTTTAACTAAGGCAAGTCCCCTGCCTCTCGCACTCGTACTTCTGATCTTTGCGATAATGTTTATTGCCGGTATGGTCTTTTATGAACGGCACGGGATGGACCCCATAGGGTCTCTGATAGGGGGTGGAATTGCGGGTTTCGGGCTTTCTTTCGTGCTCGTATCTCTTGTCGGGGGCGTACAGTTTGCCCTTGGAGGAGGAATTTCATCTCTGGGATGGGAACAGGTAACTTCGGCAGTTGCCGCTTCAATGGTCGCAAGTGTGGTAATGCTTAAAATACTCTCTTACAAACTTGAGGACCGCTTTTACTGATTTTTCTTTTTTCTTATTTTTTCCTGATGAAACGCTTTTTTTCATACGTAAACTATTTATAGAATTACAAACAATCACAGATCATGACGAGCGAAACCGTTAACATTTTTTAATGGGGATACTGCAAATG
This window encodes:
- a CDS encoding PAS domain S-box protein, whose protein sequence is MSSIKNAEKTKENGDEGKWIEQFPAKNPNPVIRVKTDGTVLYANRAATPLLKSWDVEVGGKLPKTLKSLVRKVSGREKDEELELKVGGRVYLLTFYYEPGEEAINIYSFDISSRVQREKETKKKHLRLEKALWNNLQIMETMVDTIPAPVYYKDREGKYMGCNRLFADQIIGLPEEKIKGFKLTELETIISPATAREYQQLDMELLRKGGKQVYETVIPYLNGEEREIHVSRAVYRDETENFAILVGVLLDISELKKVEKALRDNLQFQETLLDAIPIPVFYKDMRGIYLGCNELFASRILGLPKENIVGHSMREFEDKVPREFADLYEKYDLKLLRENESQYYEAKVRCAKKGEIRDFLITKALYFDTAGKRAGIVGIMQDITERKKGEEILQKSEERYQLAAEQTGQIIYDYDIQADRDDWAGAIEKLTGYSFEEFQKFNIEGWASHIHPEDRKRAVKAHYDSFETDTPYHEEYRFMRKDGSYFYAEDRGIFLKDRSGRIYRMLGVIKDITERKAAEEALEKTGKIRKREIHHRIKNNLQVISSLLELQAEKFDDEEVLEAFRESQNRVASMAIIHEELYGSKDKDMLTLDFSAYLRKLTADLLNSYTLKSDNIRLELEVEEIFIGIDTAVPLGIIINELVSNSLKHAFTPEKPGEIRISFLRTENYENGRKNSKNSDNGNGDNAENKGQNGLSLIVSDSGEGFPEEIDFRNTDSLGLQLVNTLVDQIGGTIELKKGRGTEFSIRFREPEK
- a CDS encoding elongation factor 1-beta — encoded protein: MGEVAAKMKVMPETIETDLNELKEKLRAAVPEGVEVYGEIIEEPVAFGLKALIITIIVGDQEGGTEAVEEAFSKVPGAENVQILELGRL
- a CDS encoding HVO_2753 family zinc finger protein encodes the protein MENKMSPNKVEYCTSCGIRLEEKGNVKFPCPKCGAEVGRCVSCRQQGNVYTCPKCGFQGP
- a CDS encoding amino acid kinase gives rise to the protein MAVLGMEQYACCLLDKSRAAATHSIKNPPSEVSIFFPYGLLKAEDPLPHSWDVTSDTIAAWVAHQTGARFVKVTDVDGVFLEGELVREISAPALASTGTSCTGTSCTDRALPEFLLKNRMDCMIVNGKYPERVLLAVYGRPVLGTWVKGNI
- a CDS encoding pentapeptide repeat-containing protein, with product MHSGHVSELSSPDLPLTEASFSRLFSSFPEATFSEATFSEATFSEATFSEATFPKVSFS
- a CDS encoding hydantoinase/oxoprolinase family protein, giving the protein MKSKVIGLDIGGANTKLASSDGTVVELHYLPLWKNTQLPGVLKEIAERLRPEKVAVVMTGELADCFEDKEQGISFIMEAVDAAFGPGKCSYVNSKGRFRQESEGLRELAAANWAASARLIGKELGDCIFVDVGSTTSDIIPIIAGEHRAGHTDFSRLLRSELVYAGTLRTNLAALLEKVKLEEGYCRTSSELFATTADAYLLLGEIREDQFTCETADGAGRNRTDAMRRLARVICADLSEIREEDILEMARQVKEKQVSLLAEAIFEVAEKNGVRRIAAAGLGEFMIREAAERLGFECVSVAGHWGEEISKVFPAYAAARLLDSEKA
- a CDS encoding ATP-grasp domain-containing protein — translated: MKILIAEFAVGTDVEKSLIPEGAAMLKTLSESFARLGHEVYYPTASTRICAGTAIESTAENFLQVIEKKAGECDAGLLIAPDEMLPELNRLLEENTTNLGCSPESAACCADKLRCTESLLNAGIGAPGLAAEPEEGRQYVIKPRFGCGAEETYLVRKFEPGEKVIASEYIEGMHLSVSLVAGEKPLPLTVNRQFIEFGTQKCVSGKAGKEKEEGAKSGIKYNGSLTPYETSRKTELVETAVSAASCLNCSGYVGVDIVLADHPYVVDVNPRPTASLFGIRRVMKEEIGDLLLKNKFGGLPDSVHIEGEYRFSKDMLGEIFGQN
- a CDS encoding heat-shock protein, which encodes MPGNISSKNSDSPSVFENPFVKTLSVSVLMGIFLVDMGLGLFEIFLTKASPLPLALVLLIFAIMFIAGMVFYERHGMDPIGSLIGGGIAGFGLSFVLVSLVGGVQFALGGGISSLGWEQVTSAVAASMVASVVMLKILSYKLEDRFY